The Streptomyces phaeolivaceus genome has a window encoding:
- the paaN gene encoding phenylacetic acid degradation protein PaaN, giving the protein MAAEPSAHALIAEHRTTLDQALEAIRTRAYWSPHPEHPKAYGENGSLGMAEGKAAFDALLGTRLDLGQPGTDDWVGGEVSPYGIELGVTYPHADVDTLLPAMKAGQRAWRDAGAEARAAVCLEILKRISDRTHEFAHAVMHTSGQAFMMAFQAGGPHAQDRGLEAVAYAYAEQVRTPDEARWSKPQGKRDPLTLTKRFKPVPRGIALVIGCNTFPTWNGYPGLFASLATGNAVLVKPHPRAVLPLALTVQVAREVLAEAGFAPDLVALAAERPGEGIAKDLATRPEIRVIDYTGSTSFGDWLEANARQAEVYTEKAGVNTVLVDSTDDYKGMLSNLAFSLSLYSGQMCTTPQNLLVPRDGITTDEGPKSYDEVVADLAGSVGGLLGDDARANALLGAIVNPDVKARLEAAASLGEVALPSREITNPEFPDAVVRTPVIVKLDGARKFWERTEDEAAYMSECFGPVSFAVAVDSTADGLELLRRTIADKGAMTVGAYTTSGEVAEAVEEVCLEECAQLSLNLTGGVYVNQTAAFSDFHGSGGNPAANAALCDGAFVANRFRVVEVRSEA; this is encoded by the coding sequence ATGGCCGCCGAACCTTCCGCGCACGCCCTGATCGCCGAGCACCGGACCACGCTCGACCAGGCACTGGAAGCGATTCGCACACGCGCGTACTGGTCGCCCCACCCCGAGCACCCCAAGGCGTACGGCGAGAACGGCAGCCTGGGCATGGCCGAGGGCAAGGCCGCCTTCGACGCCCTCCTCGGCACCCGCCTCGACCTCGGCCAGCCCGGCACCGACGACTGGGTCGGCGGCGAGGTCTCCCCGTACGGCATCGAGCTGGGCGTCACCTACCCGCACGCGGACGTGGACACGCTGCTGCCCGCCATGAAGGCGGGCCAGCGCGCGTGGCGCGACGCGGGCGCGGAGGCCCGCGCGGCGGTGTGTCTGGAGATCCTCAAGCGGATCAGCGACCGCACCCACGAGTTCGCCCACGCCGTCATGCACACCAGCGGCCAGGCCTTCATGATGGCGTTCCAGGCGGGCGGCCCGCACGCCCAGGACCGGGGCCTGGAGGCGGTGGCGTACGCGTACGCGGAGCAGGTCCGCACCCCCGACGAGGCGCGGTGGAGCAAGCCCCAGGGCAAGCGCGACCCGCTCACACTCACCAAGCGGTTCAAGCCGGTCCCGCGCGGGATCGCCCTGGTCATCGGCTGCAACACCTTCCCCACGTGGAACGGCTACCCGGGCCTGTTCGCCTCCCTCGCCACCGGCAACGCGGTCCTCGTGAAGCCCCACCCGCGCGCGGTGCTGCCGCTCGCCCTCACCGTCCAGGTCGCCCGCGAGGTACTCGCCGAGGCCGGCTTCGCCCCCGACCTGGTCGCGCTGGCCGCCGAACGTCCGGGCGAGGGCATCGCCAAGGACCTGGCCACCCGCCCCGAGATCCGCGTCATCGACTACACCGGCTCGACGTCCTTCGGCGACTGGCTGGAGGCCAACGCCCGCCAGGCGGAGGTCTACACGGAGAAGGCCGGCGTCAACACGGTGCTCGTCGACTCCACCGACGACTACAAGGGCATGCTCTCCAACCTGGCGTTCTCCCTGTCCCTGTACAGCGGCCAGATGTGCACCACCCCGCAGAACCTGCTGGTCCCCCGCGACGGCATCACCACCGACGAGGGCCCCAAGTCCTACGACGAGGTCGTCGCCGATCTCGCCGGGTCGGTCGGCGGCCTGCTGGGCGACGACGCGCGCGCGAACGCGCTGCTCGGCGCGATCGTGAACCCCGACGTCAAGGCCCGCCTCGAAGCCGCCGCCTCTCTCGGCGAAGTCGCTCTCCCCTCAAGGGAGATCACCAACCCCGAGTTCCCGGACGCGGTCGTCCGCACACCGGTGATCGTGAAGCTCGACGGCGCGCGGAAGTTCTGGGAGCGGACCGAGGACGAGGCCGCCTACATGAGCGAGTGCTTCGGGCCGGTGTCGTTCGCCGTCGCCGTCGACTCGACCGCGGACGGGCTGGAGTTGCTGCGCCGGACCATCGCCGACAAGGGCGCGATGACCGTCGGCGCGTACACGACCTCCGGCGAGGTGGCCGAGGCCGTGGAGGAGGTCTGCCTGGAGGAGTGCGCGCAGTTGTCGCTGAACCTCACGGGTGGGGTGTATGTGAACCAGACGGCGGCGTTCTCGGACTTCCACGGGTCCGGTGGCAATCCGGCCGCCAACGCGGCGCTGTGCGACGGGGCGTTCGTCGCCAACCGGTTCCGGGTGGTCGAGGTGCGGAGCGAGGCGTAG